AAAGACACTCCTCCCCAGGATATAACTAGGCCAGACAGTAGAGGGGAGATAGTGCGAGCTAGAGCCGCTACACTGCTTGAAGCTCCTATCACAGAACCTCTACAACTATCATCACTCCGCTCTAACACCATCTTGGTCAACATTATTCGAGTTAGAACATTACTACATGCCATCGGCACTAGACCGACTACAAACTGAGTGTAGTTGCTAGCGATATACAACCAGTACAGAGACAATGACAACAACATAAGTAGGAGTACTATCATTTTTGCAGGCTTCTTTGGTAACATTGACAATTTTGTAATCTTGTCAACACCTAAGTTAAACAACATCATTGTtaagaaataacaagaaaaagTATATCCAATGTATCGAGGTGTTATACCGtaaatttctataattaatatgtttacatttttaaaaaacatatcgtccgtcaaaataaataaaaactttatgaaaaatatggaCCATAACTTGTTCcagtttatattaaacaatggTTTGAAAACTTCAGTAAGTTTGCCTACAAAACCACTATTTTGTGAAATGTCTTTGTTAATAGCGGCATTGTCAGGTGTATTTGAGTACAGTAGAACAACTAAAAAGTTGAGAATAAATGTTACCAATACTATTGTAGTAAGATGATCAAATCCACCATCAACGTCCATAATGAATCCGGTCATAACGGGTCCAAACATGAATGAAAATGGAGTGAAGTTGTTTATCAATCCTAAGACATTTGCCATTCTCTCTGCAGGAACAATATCTGCTACAGAAGCTCTACATATTGTCTGAACGTGTTTGAACATTCCAATAAGACAACGAACAATTAAAATAACGTATAACGAAGTAGTAATACCTAGAAGTTTATAACCTATAGAGCATACAATAATGGAGAGACAAAGAACAAGGCGTCTCCCATGGATGTCACTCCAACTGCCGACAATAGGTGCAGATACAAGCTGAGCAAAACTGTAGACGGAATTGAACAGTCCGATATTCATGTGTGAGATTCCTTGTGCACGTAAGTGTATGCCAAATGCTGACATGATCATCGCC
This genomic stretch from Homalodisca vitripennis isolate AUS2020 chromosome 6, UT_GWSS_2.1, whole genome shotgun sequence harbors:
- the LOC124364771 gene encoding major facilitator superfamily domain-containing protein 9-like isoform X1, which translates into the protein MFQPWSWIYLVCFLDIFTAAMIMSAFGIHLRAQGISHMNIGLFNSVYSFAQLVSAPIVGSWSDIHGRRLVLCLSIIVCSIGYKLLGITTSLYVILIVRCLIGMFKHVQTICRASVADIVPAERMANVLGLINNFTPFSFMFGPVMTGFIMDVDGGFDHLTTIVLVTFILNFLVVLLYSNTPDNAAINKDISQNSGFVGKLTEVFKPLFNINWNKLWSIFFIKFLFILTDDMFFKNVNILIIEIYGITPRYIGYTFSCYFLTMMLFNLGVDKITKLSMLPKKPAKMIVLLLMLLSLSLYWLYIASNYTQFVVGLVPMACSNVLTRIMLTKMVLERSDDSCRGSVIGASSSVAALARTISPLLSGLVISWGGVSFVLLISSLISASAGLLTVFHSHQSHTKLH